From Haloarcula hispanica ATCC 33960, the proteins below share one genomic window:
- the glpR gene encoding HTH-type transcriptional regulator GlpR, producing the protein MLPAERKRTIVQLVTERDGCSVSELAAELEFSKATIRRDLRDLESQGRIKRSHGGAVPASSAGTERPYGQREVDHYAEKQAIGERAAQEVREGHVVCFDAGSTTMEVARAIPDTDYVAATNMPELATEVAERDVDAKLTGGSLRPRTRALVGPMAERAIGRMNFDLLFLGTNALDSAAGLSTPNEDEAAVKEIMVERARRVVLVADASKFGDRSFVSFADLDQVDLLVTDASPSGALATALADADVTVEEVST; encoded by the coding sequence ATGCTCCCGGCCGAGCGAAAGCGCACTATCGTCCAGTTGGTGACAGAGCGAGACGGCTGTTCAGTGTCGGAACTGGCCGCGGAACTCGAGTTTTCGAAGGCGACGATCCGCCGTGACCTCCGGGACCTGGAGTCGCAAGGCCGCATCAAGCGGTCCCACGGCGGCGCAGTACCGGCGTCCTCCGCCGGGACCGAACGACCGTACGGCCAGCGCGAGGTTGACCACTACGCGGAGAAACAGGCCATCGGCGAGCGAGCCGCACAGGAAGTCCGTGAGGGCCATGTGGTCTGTTTCGATGCGGGCTCGACGACGATGGAAGTCGCTCGTGCGATTCCGGACACCGACTACGTCGCGGCGACGAATATGCCGGAACTCGCCACCGAGGTGGCCGAGCGAGACGTCGATGCGAAACTCACCGGTGGAAGTCTCCGACCGCGGACCCGGGCGCTCGTCGGCCCGATGGCCGAGCGAGCCATCGGGCGAATGAACTTCGACCTGTTGTTTCTGGGGACGAACGCCCTCGACAGCGCCGCCGGGCTGTCGACGCCAAATGAAGACGAGGCGGCCGTCAAGGAAATCATGGTCGAGCGCGCCCGCCGGGTCGTGCTGGTCGCCGACGCGTCGAAGTTCGGCGACCGGAGCTTCGTCAGCTTCGCCGATCTGGACCAGGTCGACCTGCTGGTCACTGACGCCAGCCCGTCAGGGGCGCTCGCCACGGCACTCGCGGACGCCGACGTGACCGTCGAGGAGGTCAGCACATGA